A part of Aegilops tauschii subsp. strangulata cultivar AL8/78 chromosome 2, Aet v6.0, whole genome shotgun sequence genomic DNA contains:
- the LOC109762016 gene encoding transcription factor BHLH6 isoform X1 yields the protein MEADMDMSFDFSWETPNFFEAQVLELGVVDSMYLPAEDSLSGLYSCYDDSSSPDGASSWSSAMTRATRASKNIIMERDRRRRLNEKLYNLRGVVPNITKMDKASIIQDAIAYIEALQEQERQLLAEISDLEPDNCTAAVKTEDVASVGSQAEEDGVGLPRQKKMRRTSSASSINDAITSPATYPVEILELEVTNVAEKLSVVSLRHGKARDAMAKVCGALQSLCLKVITASVTTVAGGMVHTMFVETEGMDGAQTIKEMIQVALHHLK from the exons ATGGAGGCCGACATGGACATGAGCTTCGATTTCTCTTGGGAGACGCCTAACTTCTTCGAGGCCCAGGTGCTGGAGCTCGGCGTCGTCGACAG TATGTACTTGCCGGCTGAGGACTCGCTGTCCGGTCTGTACTCGTGCTACGACGACTCGAGCTCGCCGGACGGCGCCAGCTCGTGGTCGTCGGCCATGACGAGGGCAACCCGCGCGAGCAAGAACATAATCATGGAGAGGGACCGTCGCAGGAGGCTCAACGAGAAGCTTTACAACCTCCGCGGCGTCGTTCCAAACATCACCAAG ATGGACAAGGCGTCCATCATCCAGGACGCTATCGCGTACATCGAGGCGCTGCAGGAGCAGGAGCGGCAGCTTCTAGCCGAGATATCCGACCTCGAACCAGACAACTGCACCGCCGCGGTCAAGACGGAAGACGTCGCCTCCGTCGGGAGCCAGGCAGAGGAAGACGGCGTGGGCTTGCCACGGCAGAAGAAGATGAGGAGGACTAGCTCCGCCTCCTCCATCAACGACGCCATCACTTCCCCTGCCACGTATCCGGTCGAAATCCTCGAG CTGGAGGTGACGAATGTAGCGGAGAAGCTGTCGGTGGTGAGCCTGAGGCACGGCAAGGCGCGGGACGCCATGGCCAAGGTGTGCGGGGCGCTGCAGTCGCTCTGTCTCAAGGTCATCACGGCAAGCGTCACCACCGTGGCCGGCGGCATGGTCCACACCATGTTCGTCGAG ACAGAAGGGATGGATGGTGCTCAGACAATCAAGGAGATGATACAGGTTGCACTCCACCATCTCAAATGA
- the LOC109762016 gene encoding transcription factor BHLH6 isoform X2, translating to MEADMDMSFDFSWETPNFFEAQVLELGVVDSMYLPAEDSLSGLYSCYDDSSSPDGASSWSSAMTRATRASKNIIMERDRRRRLNEKLYNLRGVVPNITKMDKASIIQDAIAYIEALQEQERQLLAEISDLEPDNCTAAVKTEDVASVGSQAEEDGVGLPRQKKMRRTSSASSINDAITSPATYPVEILELEVTNVAEKLSVVSLRHGKARDAMAKVCGALQSLCLKVITASVTTVAGGMVHTMFVERCYQTNNGQLQNHCAPGVSSLYVCATLMINCFSDKG from the exons ATGGAGGCCGACATGGACATGAGCTTCGATTTCTCTTGGGAGACGCCTAACTTCTTCGAGGCCCAGGTGCTGGAGCTCGGCGTCGTCGACAG TATGTACTTGCCGGCTGAGGACTCGCTGTCCGGTCTGTACTCGTGCTACGACGACTCGAGCTCGCCGGACGGCGCCAGCTCGTGGTCGTCGGCCATGACGAGGGCAACCCGCGCGAGCAAGAACATAATCATGGAGAGGGACCGTCGCAGGAGGCTCAACGAGAAGCTTTACAACCTCCGCGGCGTCGTTCCAAACATCACCAAG ATGGACAAGGCGTCCATCATCCAGGACGCTATCGCGTACATCGAGGCGCTGCAGGAGCAGGAGCGGCAGCTTCTAGCCGAGATATCCGACCTCGAACCAGACAACTGCACCGCCGCGGTCAAGACGGAAGACGTCGCCTCCGTCGGGAGCCAGGCAGAGGAAGACGGCGTGGGCTTGCCACGGCAGAAGAAGATGAGGAGGACTAGCTCCGCCTCCTCCATCAACGACGCCATCACTTCCCCTGCCACGTATCCGGTCGAAATCCTCGAG CTGGAGGTGACGAATGTAGCGGAGAAGCTGTCGGTGGTGAGCCTGAGGCACGGCAAGGCGCGGGACGCCATGGCCAAGGTGTGCGGGGCGCTGCAGTCGCTCTGTCTCAAGGTCATCACGGCAAGCGTCACCACCGTGGCCGGCGGCATGGTCCACACCATGTTCGTCGAG CGCTGTTATCAAACCAACAATGGTCAGCTCCAAAACCACTGCGCGCCCGGTGTGTCTTCTTTGTATGTTTGTGCCACCTTGATGATCAATTGTTTTTCTGATAAAGGGTGA